Within Sphingobium sp. Z007, the genomic segment TACCTCTGCAAATTGGGAAGTCGTATCAACCATCGGCTCGGCCAATGATCGGAAGCCAGCCCCGGCCTCCTTCACTGCATGGAGGATATTCAACAGATCGCGGGTGTTGCGGGCGAGGCGGTCTGTTGCCGTCACCATCAGCACGTCGCCATCATCTAGTGCGCCGATCGCGCGCTTGAGCTGGGGACGCTCGGCATTCGCTCCGCTAATCTTCTCGCGGTAGATTTTCACGCACCCAGCATCGGTGAGCTGGGCGATCTGCTGGGCCAAGTCCTGGCCGGTGGTTGAGACGCGCGCATAGCCGTAGATCATAGCCAAAATGGTGCATCAGATTTTTGCATCAGGAAAGAGGCCGGATTCCTGTGGGTTTCAATCTGATGCAAAACTTGTAACTTTC encodes:
- a CDS encoding recombinase family protein, whose amino-acid sequence is MIYGYARVSTTGQDLAQQIAQLTDAGCVKIYREKISGANAERPQLKRAIGALDDGDVLMVTATDRLARNTRDLLNILHAVKEAGAGFRSLAEPMVDTTSQFAEV